Proteins encoded by one window of Limimonas halophila:
- a CDS encoding cysteine desulfurase family protein — protein sequence MADPVYLDHNATAPVRPEAARAVAEALAEVGNASSVHRFGRGARRRLEDAREAVAALVGARASQVIFTGGGTEANNLALRGLAGARPLVSAGEHDCVLRARDDAESIPLTADGRTDLDALQAMLADDARPAVVSIMLANNETGVLNDVARAAGIAHAAGALVHCDAVQAPGKIAVDVRDLGVDLLTLSAHKIGGPQGVGALVIPGEVSLTKLMGGGGQERGYRPGTENVAAAAGFGVAAEMAGRETLDHVAAWRDRLEREVRTMAPQAVIHGGDAPRLPTTSCIGLPGVNAETQVMALDLAGVAVSSGSACSSGKVHPSHVLKAMGLDEDAAGEAIRVSLGWTSREADVDRFLDAWGKLARRHAPEHAA from the coding sequence ATGGCCGACCCGGTCTACCTGGACCACAACGCCACCGCGCCCGTCCGCCCCGAGGCGGCGCGGGCCGTGGCCGAGGCGCTGGCGGAGGTGGGCAACGCCTCCTCCGTGCACCGCTTCGGGCGCGGCGCGCGCCGGCGGCTGGAGGACGCGCGCGAGGCCGTGGCCGCGCTCGTGGGCGCGCGGGCGTCGCAAGTGATCTTCACCGGCGGCGGCACGGAAGCCAACAACCTCGCGCTGCGCGGTCTGGCGGGCGCGCGCCCGCTCGTCTCCGCGGGCGAGCACGACTGTGTCCTGCGCGCCCGCGACGACGCCGAAAGCATTCCCCTGACCGCGGACGGCCGCACCGACCTCGACGCCCTGCAGGCCATGCTGGCCGACGACGCGCGGCCGGCGGTCGTCTCCATCATGCTGGCGAACAACGAGACGGGCGTGCTCAACGACGTGGCGCGGGCCGCCGGGATCGCCCACGCGGCGGGCGCGCTCGTGCACTGCGACGCCGTGCAGGCCCCCGGCAAGATCGCTGTGGACGTGCGCGACCTGGGTGTGGACCTGCTGACGCTCTCGGCGCACAAGATCGGCGGGCCACAGGGCGTGGGCGCGCTCGTCATCCCCGGCGAGGTCTCGCTCACCAAGCTCATGGGCGGCGGCGGCCAGGAGCGCGGCTACCGCCCCGGCACGGAGAACGTCGCGGCGGCGGCCGGCTTCGGCGTCGCGGCGGAGATGGCGGGGCGCGAAACGCTCGACCACGTGGCGGCCTGGCGCGACCGCCTGGAGCGCGAGGTGCGCACGATGGCGCCCCAGGCCGTGATCCACGGCGGCGACGCCCCGCGCCTGCCCACGACGAGCTGCATCGGCCTGCCGGGCGTGAACGCGGAAACGCAGGTCATGGCCCTCGACCTCGCGGGCGTGGCGGTGTCCTCGGGCTCGGCGTGCTCCTCGGGCAAGGTTCACCCCTCCCACGTCCTGAAGGCCATGGGCCTGGACGAGGACGCGGCCGGCGAGGCCATCCGGGTCAGCCTGGGCTGGACTTCGCGCGAAGCCGACGTGGACCGCTTCCTCGACGCCTGGGGCAAGCTGGCGCGGCGCCACGCGCCCGAGCACGCGGCCTGA
- a CDS encoding cysteine desulfurase family protein, with protein sequence MSEPQQRPIYLDHQATTPVDRRVADAMWPYFTEAFGNPHSVHHAYGREAGDAVEAARAEIAALIGAQAREIVFTSGATESNNTAIKGAAHFHARHFGKRHLVTVATEHKCVLESCKRLEAEGFAVTHLPVAANGRVDLDALRAAIRDDTAIVSVMAVNNETGVVQDIESIGAICRERGVLFHTDAAQAAGKIPLDVNAAKVDLLSLSGHKVYGPKGVGALYIRRRPRARLDPLMDGGGQERGMRSGTVPAPLAVGLGEACRLARTEMDNERARLTHLQQRLRAGLEAGIPDLAINGDLAHRIPGNLNVTVPGLDAETLIENLETVAVSTASACSSASVEPSYVLTAMGLSDTAAAASLRIGLGRFTTEAEVDAAVDELTATAQRLRAAGVSRLAV encoded by the coding sequence ATGAGCGAACCGCAGCAGCGCCCGATCTACCTGGACCACCAGGCCACCACGCCCGTCGACCGGCGCGTGGCCGATGCCATGTGGCCGTATTTCACGGAAGCCTTCGGGAACCCGCACAGCGTCCACCATGCCTATGGGCGCGAAGCCGGGGACGCCGTGGAAGCTGCGCGCGCCGAGATCGCCGCCCTGATCGGCGCCCAGGCGCGCGAGATCGTCTTCACCTCGGGCGCGACGGAATCCAACAACACCGCCATCAAGGGCGCGGCCCACTTCCACGCCCGCCATTTCGGCAAGCGCCACCTCGTCACCGTGGCCACCGAACACAAGTGCGTGCTGGAAAGCTGCAAGCGGCTGGAGGCCGAGGGCTTCGCCGTCACCCACCTGCCCGTTGCGGCGAACGGCCGCGTCGACCTCGACGCGCTGCGCGCCGCCATCCGCGACGACACGGCCATCGTCTCCGTCATGGCCGTGAACAACGAAACGGGCGTCGTTCAGGACATCGAGTCGATCGGCGCCATCTGCCGCGAGCGCGGCGTGCTCTTCCACACCGACGCCGCCCAGGCCGCCGGCAAGATCCCGCTGGACGTCAACGCGGCCAAGGTCGACCTGCTCTCGCTGTCCGGCCACAAGGTCTACGGGCCCAAGGGCGTCGGCGCGCTCTACATCCGCCGCCGCCCGCGCGCCCGCCTGGACCCGCTGATGGATGGCGGCGGCCAGGAGCGCGGCATGCGCTCGGGCACCGTGCCCGCCCCGCTCGCGGTGGGGCTGGGCGAAGCCTGCCGCCTCGCCCGGACGGAGATGGACAATGAGCGCGCGCGGCTCACCCACCTGCAGCAGCGCCTGCGCGCAGGGTTGGAAGCGGGCATTCCCGATCTCGCGATCAACGGCGATCTGGCCCACCGCATCCCCGGCAACCTCAACGTCACCGTCCCGGGTCTGGACGCGGAAACGCTGATCGAGAACCTGGAGACGGTCGCCGTCTCCACCGCCTCGGCCTGCTCCTCGGCGTCGGTGGAGCCGTCCTACGTGCTGACGGCGATGGGGCTGTCCGACACGGCCGCGGCGGCCAGCCTGCGCATCGGCCTGGGCCGCTTCACCACCGAGGCCGAGGTGGACGCGGCGGTGGACGAACTGACCGCGACGGCCCAGCGCCTGCGGGCCGCGGGCGTTAGCCGCTTGGCGGTGTAG
- a CDS encoding MFS transporter, translating into MRQAAKISATTALFILALAAVIPMIPFKARDLGADGALVGLLFSTFGAAALVAAPFWGRISDREGRRPVLAGSALISAVSYVLLGLADDLTTLFAARLIAGLGFGWVPAAQALASDIAPSGKRAAAIGLVGAAFGVGFSIGPGIQTLAEMGGYSLDAVAFTAAAFCVAALVSVPILPAGRQPQAHRPSIWHVLPRAGAKLLAIHILVFMAFTGVEATLALFLADELGFDAGDVGALLVVAGIANAGIQGGLVGKLVPRIGEVRTAMLGHLCLAVGALAIVAAGLFEQGWAIYPAMVCFTGGLGLHAPSLQTALARLAGENGRGVALGAAQSAATGARVVGPAIAGALYAGPGHAAPLLMAAVLACCAALVGTMTVLPREEPASSPA; encoded by the coding sequence ATGCGTCAGGCCGCCAAGATCTCCGCCACCACCGCGCTTTTCATCCTGGCGCTCGCGGCCGTAATCCCGATGATCCCGTTCAAGGCGCGGGATCTGGGCGCGGACGGCGCGCTGGTGGGGCTGCTGTTCTCCACCTTCGGCGCGGCGGCACTGGTGGCCGCGCCGTTTTGGGGCCGGATTTCCGACCGCGAGGGGCGCCGGCCGGTGCTGGCGGGCTCGGCGCTGATCTCCGCCGTGTCCTACGTGCTGCTCGGGCTGGCCGACGACCTGACGACGCTGTTCGCGGCACGCCTGATCGCCGGGCTCGGCTTCGGCTGGGTGCCGGCGGCGCAGGCGCTGGCCAGCGACATCGCGCCCAGCGGCAAGCGCGCCGCCGCCATCGGCCTGGTGGGCGCAGCCTTCGGTGTGGGCTTCAGCATCGGCCCCGGCATCCAGACGCTGGCGGAGATGGGCGGCTACTCGCTGGACGCCGTGGCCTTCACCGCGGCCGCGTTCTGCGTGGCGGCGCTGGTGAGCGTGCCCATCCTGCCCGCCGGCCGGCAGCCGCAGGCACACCGCCCGTCCATCTGGCACGTCCTGCCGCGGGCGGGGGCGAAGCTGCTGGCGATCCACATCCTCGTCTTCATGGCCTTCACGGGCGTGGAGGCGACACTGGCGCTCTTCCTCGCCGACGAACTCGGCTTCGATGCCGGCGACGTGGGGGCGCTGCTGGTCGTCGCCGGCATCGCCAACGCCGGCATCCAGGGCGGGCTGGTCGGCAAGCTGGTACCGCGCATCGGCGAAGTGCGCACGGCGATGCTCGGGCACCTGTGCCTGGCCGTTGGCGCGCTGGCGATCGTCGCAGCGGGCCTGTTCGAGCAGGGGTGGGCGATCTACCCGGCCATGGTGTGCTTCACGGGCGGGCTGGGCCTGCACGCGCCGTCGCTGCAAACCGCCCTCGCGCGGCTGGCGGGGGAGAACGGCCGCGGCGTCGCCCTCGGCGCGGCGCAATCCGCGGCGACGGGCGCGCGCGTCGTCGGCCCGGCGATCGCCGGCGCGCTGTATGCCGGCCCCGGCCACGCCGCGCCGCTGCTGATGGCCGCGGTGCTGGCGTGCTGCGCCGCGCTGGTGGGCACGATGACCGTCCTGCCGCGCGAGGAACCGGCCAGCTCCCCGGCCTGA
- a CDS encoding ferredoxin family 2Fe-2S iron-sulfur cluster binding protein — protein sequence MPKMTFIQKDGSKKEVDAPVGLSVLEIAHRNNIDMEGACEGSLACSTCHVIVDKKWYKKLPKASEDEEDMLDLAFGLTKTSRLGCQIVMSEKLDGLVVQLPEQVTNWMD from the coding sequence ATGCCGAAGATGACCTTCATTCAGAAGGATGGCAGCAAGAAGGAGGTCGACGCGCCGGTCGGCCTGTCGGTGCTGGAGATCGCGCACCGCAACAACATCGACATGGAAGGCGCCTGCGAGGGCTCGCTGGCCTGCTCGACCTGCCACGTCATCGTCGACAAGAAGTGGTACAAGAAGCTGCCCAAGGCCTCGGAGGACGAGGAGGACATGCTCGACCTCGCGTTCGGGCTGACCAAGACCTCGCGCCTGGGCTGCCAGATCGTGATGAGCGAAAAGCTCGACGGGCTCGTGGTGCAGCTGCCCGAGCAGGTCACGAACTGGATGGATTGA